The following proteins are co-located in the Streptomyces sp. NBC_01198 genome:
- a CDS encoding alkaline phosphatase family protein: MTLSTAEPAPAGSPTPAGSPTNELRVTRRRALQAAVGALGVIAVGGTGDGAGAADPGPAAYVLPAGYEGDMSDLKHVVILMQENRSFDHYLGQLPGVRGRHDKQVLRFQDGTDVFQQRDASGAVVTPTASTATWGDNHDFYGANGGRWNTWVRDKGADCMRFYAPDHMPWMYALASRYTVCDMNFCSLHGPTVPNRYYLMTGMSNGETTNAGQNDYSRSWTTVPEQLEEAGISWRVYSDNSGNGVEGSLQSGFVGEYGCNVTNGFAAFDPRTASADDLAPGTGRVWKANAFLYCGATTPDDDSEQNLDAVLRDFTAACRPDAEHPLPEVSWIVMPAGWSEHPDFDTVHGERYMDRVLRTLQDNPEIWNHTLVIITYDENDGKFDHVLPPRPEPGTAGEFSGSTPYGFGPRVPMLLVSPWTRGGHVASEVFDHTSTVTFLETWAAHLGKPFTCQNITGWRRSIAGDLTSAIDFAHPRPGPVDLPDPVDATPPRPEGDAMTPRGLSFHPHATLAEDRAAGTVTASMTLTGGPAGKAVSLQVFPDRYLAFSNTPYTVTASTPRHHSWDVRQTGGNYAFSVYGPDGFLRSFAGQVVPAGRDDVGVPRVDVELLAGGDPAVRLTLRNDGGLPVRYTLAANDHLGGRRTRTVAAGTAAVLDWPTRLGYYDVVISADTGTGWTQRYAGRVATIRPAVTGPVAG; encoded by the coding sequence ATGACGCTCAGCACCGCCGAGCCCGCGCCCGCCGGGAGTCCCACGCCCGCCGGGAGTCCCACGAACGAACTCCGCGTCACCCGGCGCAGAGCGCTCCAGGCGGCGGTCGGCGCCCTGGGCGTGATCGCGGTCGGCGGCACGGGCGACGGGGCCGGCGCCGCGGACCCCGGCCCGGCCGCGTACGTCCTGCCGGCGGGCTACGAGGGCGACATGTCCGACCTGAAGCACGTGGTGATCCTCATGCAGGAGAACCGGTCCTTCGACCACTACCTCGGCCAACTGCCGGGCGTGCGCGGCCGGCACGACAAGCAGGTCCTGAGGTTCCAGGACGGCACCGACGTCTTCCAGCAGCGCGACGCGAGCGGCGCCGTCGTGACGCCGACCGCCTCGACCGCCACCTGGGGCGACAACCACGACTTCTACGGTGCCAACGGCGGACGGTGGAACACCTGGGTGCGGGACAAGGGCGCCGACTGCATGCGGTTCTACGCCCCCGACCACATGCCGTGGATGTACGCGCTCGCCTCCCGTTACACCGTCTGCGACATGAACTTCTGCTCGCTGCACGGGCCGACCGTCCCGAACCGCTACTACCTCATGACCGGCATGTCGAACGGCGAGACCACGAACGCCGGCCAGAACGACTACAGCCGGAGCTGGACGACGGTGCCCGAGCAGCTGGAGGAGGCCGGCATCAGCTGGCGGGTCTACTCCGACAACAGCGGCAACGGCGTCGAGGGCAGCCTGCAGAGCGGCTTCGTCGGCGAGTACGGCTGCAACGTGACCAACGGCTTCGCGGCCTTCGACCCGCGCACGGCGAGCGCCGACGACCTCGCCCCGGGCACCGGCAGGGTGTGGAAGGCGAATGCGTTCCTCTACTGTGGCGCCACCACGCCGGACGACGACTCCGAGCAGAACCTCGACGCCGTGCTGCGGGACTTCACCGCCGCCTGCCGGCCGGACGCGGAGCACCCGCTCCCCGAGGTCTCCTGGATCGTGATGCCGGCGGGCTGGAGCGAGCACCCCGACTTCGACACCGTCCACGGCGAGCGCTACATGGACAGGGTGCTCAGGACGCTCCAGGACAACCCGGAGATCTGGAACCACACCCTGGTGATCATCACCTACGACGAGAACGACGGGAAGTTCGACCATGTGCTGCCGCCGCGCCCCGAGCCAGGCACGGCGGGGGAGTTCTCCGGCAGCACCCCGTACGGATTCGGCCCGCGGGTGCCGATGCTGCTGGTCTCGCCGTGGACGCGCGGCGGTCACGTCGCCTCGGAGGTCTTCGACCACACCTCGACGGTGACCTTCCTCGAAACCTGGGCGGCCCACCTCGGCAAGCCGTTCACCTGCCAGAACATCACCGGCTGGCGCCGCTCGATCGCCGGCGACCTGACCAGCGCGATCGACTTCGCCCACCCGCGGCCCGGACCCGTGGACCTCCCCGACCCGGTCGACGCGACGCCGCCGCGGCCGGAGGGGGACGCGATGACGCCGCGCGGACTGTCCTTCCACCCGCACGCCACGCTCGCCGAGGACCGCGCCGCCGGCACGGTCACCGCGTCGATGACACTGACCGGCGGCCCGGCCGGCAAGGCGGTGAGCCTCCAGGTCTTCCCCGACCGCTACCTCGCCTTCTCCAACACGCCCTACACGGTGACCGCCTCGACCCCGCGCCACCACAGCTGGGACGTGCGGCAGACCGGCGGCAACTACGCCTTCTCCGTCTACGGACCCGACGGCTTCCTCCGCTCCTTCGCCGGACAGGTCGTCCCGGCCGGCCGCGACGACGTCGGGGTCCCGCGGGTCGACGTGGAACTGCTGGCCGGCGGCGACCCGGCCGTCCGGCTGACGCTGCGCAACGACGGCGGCCTGCCGGTCCGCTACACGCTGGCGGCCAACGACCATCTCGGCGGCCGCCGGACCCGCACCGTCGCCGCCGGCACGGCGGCCGTGCTGGACTGGCCGACCCGGCTGGGCTACTACGACGTCGTGATCAGCGCCGACACCGGCACCGGCTGGACGCAGCGGTACGCCGGCCGCGTCGCGACGATCCGCCCGGCGGTGACCGGACCGGTGGCCGGGTGA
- a CDS encoding SDR family oxidoreductase, translating to MARRWLVTGCSSGLGWAVAAAAAAAGDSVLATARKPDAVQELQRRYPDRVTTAALDVCDPRQCEDAVARAVDRLGGVDVLVNNAGAGLFGAVEEVSDRELRDQLEIAAVGPWRLARLVLPLMRAQGAGHIVNVSSVVGRMALPGLSAYVAAKYALEGLSQALAAEVGGLGIRVTVLEPGQFATRYDSSLAETVTRLAAYDPVTGPVREGIRTMRANADIGSPAEFAEVVLRIVASDQAPLRVPVGPDAYAYLAAADEAHRQDFAAAREFTRGPS from the coding sequence ATGGCACGTCGGTGGTTGGTGACAGGATGCTCGTCGGGCCTGGGGTGGGCGGTGGCGGCCGCAGCGGCGGCAGCGGGCGACTCGGTGCTGGCGACCGCGCGCAAGCCGGACGCCGTGCAGGAACTCCAGCGCCGCTACCCCGACCGGGTCACCACCGCCGCGCTCGACGTCTGCGACCCGCGGCAGTGCGAGGACGCCGTCGCCCGCGCGGTCGACCGGCTCGGCGGCGTGGACGTGCTGGTGAACAACGCGGGCGCCGGGTTGTTCGGCGCCGTGGAGGAGGTCTCCGACCGGGAGCTGCGGGACCAGCTGGAGATCGCGGCCGTCGGGCCGTGGCGGCTGGCCCGGCTGGTCCTCCCCCTGATGCGGGCCCAGGGCGCGGGCCACATCGTCAACGTCTCCTCGGTCGTCGGCCGGATGGCGCTGCCCGGTCTGTCCGCGTACGTCGCCGCCAAATACGCGCTCGAAGGCCTCAGCCAGGCGCTCGCCGCCGAGGTCGGCGGGCTCGGCATCCGGGTCACCGTCCTCGAACCCGGCCAGTTCGCCACCCGCTACGACAGCTCCCTGGCCGAGACCGTCACGCGGCTCGCCGCGTACGACCCGGTGACCGGGCCGGTGCGCGAGGGGATCCGCACCATGCGGGCCAACGCCGACATCGGCAGCCCGGCGGAGTTCGCCGAGGTCGTCCTGCGGATCGTCGCCTCCGATCAGGCCCCGCTGCGGGTCCCGGTCGGCCCCGACGCCTACGCCTACCTCGCCGCCGCCGACGAGGCGCACCGGCAGGACTTCGCGGCGGCACGGGAGTTCACCCGCGGCCCGTCCTGA
- a CDS encoding TraR/DksA family transcriptional regulator, with protein MSDSYEDAAATRERLTAARAATGAQIAALSSDYDGIVAANALVAVDDEHDPEGSSTAFERAHIGSLLGQARDHLDTLDMALERLERGEYGRCEVCGEPIPRERLDVLPAATTCVRCAAARSR; from the coding sequence ATGAGCGATTCGTACGAGGACGCCGCCGCGACCCGCGAGCGCCTGACCGCCGCCCGCGCGGCCACCGGCGCGCAGATCGCGGCCCTGAGCAGCGACTACGACGGGATCGTCGCGGCGAACGCGCTGGTGGCGGTCGACGACGAGCACGACCCCGAGGGGTCGAGCACCGCGTTCGAGCGCGCGCACATCGGCTCCCTGCTGGGCCAGGCGCGCGACCACCTGGACACCCTGGACATGGCACTGGAACGCCTTGAACGGGGCGAGTACGGCCGGTGCGAGGTCTGCGGCGAGCCGATCCCGCGCGAACGCCTCGACGTGCTCCCCGCGGCGACCACCTGCGTCCGGTGCGCCGCCGCCCGCAGCCGCTGA
- a CDS encoding dihydrofolate reductase family protein → MSVIVIEFITLDGIVTDPDGSGGTPAGGWAFRHGPETVAGDKFRLGSVLDDGVLLLGRATWQLFSQLWPPRDDPFSARMNAMPKRVASRSVTDVSAWANSQVVQGDLVDAVKREDRDVIITGSLSVVRALMAADLVDEYRLMTFPTILRTGERLFPAGGPPVHLECRSAQRVGAAVLARYARAAG, encoded by the coding sequence GTGAGCGTCATCGTCATCGAGTTCATCACCCTGGACGGCATCGTGACCGACCCGGACGGGTCAGGGGGCACGCCGGCCGGCGGCTGGGCCTTCCGGCACGGCCCCGAGACCGTCGCCGGGGACAAATTCCGCCTCGGGAGTGTGCTGGACGACGGGGTCCTGCTGCTCGGACGCGCGACCTGGCAGCTGTTCTCGCAGCTCTGGCCGCCTCGCGACGACCCCTTCTCCGCGCGGATGAACGCGATGCCCAAACGGGTCGCGTCCCGCAGCGTGACCGACGTCTCGGCGTGGGCGAACTCGCAGGTCGTCCAGGGCGACCTGGTCGATGCCGTCAAGCGGGAGGACCGCGATGTGATCATCACCGGCAGCCTCAGCGTCGTGCGCGCCCTGATGGCCGCCGACCTCGTCGACGAGTACCGGCTCATGACCTTCCCGACGATCCTCCGTACCGGGGAACGGCTCTTCCCGGCCGGCGGCCCGCCCGTCCATCTGGAGTGCCGGTCGGCGCAACGGGTCGGCGCCGCCGTCCTCGCGCGGTACGCCAGGGCGGCGGGCTGA
- a CDS encoding sigma-70 family RNA polymerase sigma factor: MDFEPYRGELVAYCYRMVGSFHEAEDLVQETMLRAWQARARYDGTRASVRTWLYRIATNVCLTALERGTRRPLPSGLGAPSDDVGAPLTPALDIPWLQPFPDARFDAEQRAGLRLALVAAMQVLPPRQRAVLVLREVLAFSAAEVAEQLGTTVPAVNSALQRARATLADVGDPHEVAEPDDPGVRAVVRQYVRAFEAADVPALVRLLTDQAVLEMPPVPLWYRGSRDYGLFMDRVFAMWGTGWSVRQLTANGQPALAAYVPETRGGRLHTLQVLTVTGGRVARNVVFTDPRVLGAFGLPERMPPQKSPAQR, from the coding sequence ATGGACTTCGAGCCGTACCGGGGCGAGCTGGTGGCGTACTGCTACCGGATGGTCGGCTCGTTCCACGAGGCCGAGGACCTGGTGCAGGAGACGATGCTGCGGGCGTGGCAGGCGCGGGCCCGCTACGACGGCACGCGCGCCTCGGTGCGGACCTGGCTCTACCGCATCGCGACCAACGTGTGCCTGACGGCGCTGGAGCGCGGCACGCGGCGCCCGCTGCCGTCCGGTCTCGGCGCGCCGAGCGACGACGTCGGGGCGCCGCTCACACCGGCCCTCGACATCCCCTGGCTCCAGCCGTTCCCCGACGCCCGGTTCGACGCCGAGCAGCGGGCCGGCCTGCGGCTCGCGCTGGTCGCGGCGATGCAGGTGCTACCGCCCCGGCAGCGGGCCGTCCTGGTCCTGCGCGAGGTCCTGGCGTTCAGCGCCGCCGAGGTCGCCGAGCAGCTGGGGACCACGGTCCCGGCCGTCAACAGCGCCCTGCAGCGCGCTCGCGCGACCCTCGCCGACGTGGGCGACCCGCACGAGGTAGCCGAGCCGGACGACCCCGGGGTGCGGGCGGTGGTCCGGCAGTACGTGCGGGCCTTCGAGGCGGCCGACGTCCCCGCTCTGGTGCGGCTGCTCACCGACCAGGCGGTGCTGGAGATGCCGCCGGTGCCGCTGTGGTACCGGGGGAGCCGGGACTACGGCCTGTTCATGGACCGGGTGTTCGCGATGTGGGGGACGGGCTGGAGCGTGCGGCAGCTCACCGCCAACGGGCAGCCCGCACTGGCCGCGTACGTCCCGGAGACCCGCGGCGGCCGCCTGCACACCCTCCAGGTCCTCACGGTCACCGGCGGCCGGGTCGCCCGCAACGTCGTCTTCACCGACCCGCGGGTGCTCGGGGCCTTCGGGCTGCCCGAACGGATGCCGCCGCAGAAGTCACCCGCGCAGCGATGA
- a CDS encoding EI24 domain-containing protein, whose translation MGDLGRGLVLLAQGQRWALRHGRDWRFGMLPALITFVGYAAALAALVIWSDDLARWATPFADGWASAWRDLFRELLTAVLVGGGLLVAVISFTAVTLLVGQPFYESLAQRVDVAEGNAPEPPHRSLLRELWVGLRDSLRVLLRVAAFGVVLFALGFVPVVGQTVVPVIGFCVSGFFLAVELASVPMQRRDVGLRKQLRLMRGRLMLILGFGVPLVLAFLIPFVAVVLMPGAVAGATLLTRELLPAGPPLRPGTAGD comes from the coding sequence ATGGGCGATCTGGGGAGAGGCCTTGTGCTGCTGGCACAGGGGCAGCGCTGGGCGCTGCGGCACGGGCGGGACTGGCGGTTCGGGATGCTGCCCGCGCTGATCACCTTCGTCGGCTACGCCGCCGCGCTGGCCGCGCTGGTGATCTGGTCGGACGATCTGGCGCGTTGGGCGACACCGTTCGCCGACGGCTGGGCGTCGGCGTGGCGGGACCTCTTCCGCGAGCTGCTGACCGCGGTGCTGGTCGGCGGCGGGCTGCTGGTCGCGGTGATCTCCTTCACCGCGGTGACGCTGCTGGTGGGCCAGCCCTTCTACGAGTCGCTCGCCCAGCGGGTGGACGTCGCCGAGGGGAACGCCCCGGAGCCGCCGCACCGCTCACTGCTGCGGGAGTTGTGGGTCGGCCTGCGGGACAGCCTGCGGGTGCTGCTGCGCGTCGCGGCCTTCGGCGTGGTCCTTTTCGCGCTGGGTTTCGTGCCCGTCGTCGGGCAGACCGTGGTGCCGGTGATCGGCTTCTGCGTGTCGGGCTTCTTCCTCGCCGTGGAGCTCGCCTCGGTCCCGATGCAGCGGCGCGACGTCGGGCTGCGCAAGCAACTGCGGCTGATGCGGGGCCGGCTGATGCTGATACTCGGCTTCGGGGTGCCGCTGGTGCTGGCCTTCCTCATACCTTTCGTGGCGGTCGTGCTGATGCCCGGCGCGGTCGCCGGCGCGACGCTGCTCACCCGGGAACTGCTCCCCGCTGGCCCGCCCCTCCGCCCCGGCACCGCGGGCGACTGA
- a CDS encoding ABC transporter ATP-binding protein produces the protein MGSPDNGGSTPRRGAARLALRYYGRELSRLRRLTVPGMLLPALGNIGLNYVAPLVVAKLVARIAGDSAISVGSTLPYVLAFAGVLLLAETLWRIGYHCLNRLDARGVEHLYVIGMDELFAKDAAFFHNNFAGSLTKRVLSFASRFEEFVDTMTFSVIGSLVPLVFGSVVLWLYQPLLVVGLLAMIALTALCVAPLIHRRQALVDQREEAIARVAGHVADSLMNMETVQAFAAQESEAAEHRSRVAESKRLALRSWDYGNLRIDTLVAPLSVLTNALGLLLAVALGGGSHGVEAIVVAFTYYSNATRIMFEFNQIYRRLESATTEAAQFTELLLIPPTVLDPASPEPLRPRAADVRFEQVTFAHAGGEPLFEGLDLAVPGGSKIGLVGRSGGGKTTLTRLLLRMADIDAGRILIGGQDISRLRQADLRSLLAYVPQAPAMFHRTLRDNIAFARPDATDAEIRRAAEAAHVTEFADALPDGFDTMVGERGVKLSGGQRQRVALARAILRDAPILLLDEATSALDSESEILVQEALWRLMDGRTALVVAHRLSTVATMDRLVVLDRGRILEQGTHQELLASDGAYAKLWQHQSGGFLDDTPARADLH, from the coding sequence ATGGGATCGCCTGACAACGGCGGGAGTACACCGCGAAGGGGCGCCGCGCGCCTCGCACTTCGCTACTACGGGCGGGAGCTGTCCCGGCTGCGGCGGCTGACGGTGCCCGGGATGCTGCTGCCCGCGCTGGGCAACATCGGGCTCAACTACGTGGCGCCGCTGGTCGTCGCGAAGCTCGTCGCCCGGATCGCCGGCGACTCCGCGATCTCCGTCGGATCGACGCTGCCCTACGTCCTGGCGTTCGCCGGCGTCCTGCTGCTGGCGGAGACCCTGTGGCGTATCGGCTACCACTGCCTGAACCGGCTCGACGCCCGCGGCGTGGAGCACCTGTACGTGATCGGCATGGACGAGCTGTTCGCCAAGGACGCCGCCTTCTTCCACAACAACTTCGCCGGCTCGCTGACCAAGCGGGTGCTGAGCTTCGCCTCCCGCTTCGAGGAGTTCGTCGACACCATGACCTTCTCGGTCATCGGCAGCCTGGTGCCGCTGGTGTTCGGGTCGGTCGTGCTGTGGCTCTACCAACCGCTGCTCGTCGTCGGCCTGCTGGCGATGATCGCGCTGACCGCGCTGTGCGTGGCGCCGCTCATCCACCGCCGCCAGGCGCTCGTCGACCAGCGCGAGGAGGCGATCGCCCGGGTGGCCGGCCATGTCGCCGACAGCCTGATGAACATGGAGACCGTCCAGGCCTTCGCGGCGCAGGAGAGCGAGGCGGCCGAACACCGGTCCCGCGTCGCGGAGTCCAAACGGCTCGCGCTGCGCTCGTGGGACTACGGCAACCTGCGCATCGACACCCTGGTGGCACCGCTGTCCGTGCTGACCAACGCGCTCGGCCTGCTGCTCGCGGTCGCGCTCGGCGGCGGCAGCCACGGTGTGGAGGCCATCGTGGTCGCCTTCACCTACTACAGCAACGCCACCCGGATCATGTTCGAGTTCAACCAGATCTACCGGCGCCTGGAGAGCGCCACCACCGAGGCGGCGCAGTTCACCGAACTGCTGCTGATCCCGCCGACGGTGCTCGACCCCGCCTCGCCCGAGCCGCTGCGGCCCCGCGCCGCCGACGTCCGCTTCGAGCAGGTGACCTTCGCGCACGCCGGCGGGGAGCCGCTCTTCGAAGGCCTCGACCTGGCGGTGCCCGGCGGTTCGAAGATCGGCCTGGTCGGCCGGTCGGGCGGCGGCAAGACCACCCTGACCCGGCTGCTGCTGCGGATGGCGGACATCGACGCAGGCCGGATCCTGATCGGCGGCCAGGACATCAGCCGGCTGCGGCAGGCCGACCTGCGCAGCCTGCTGGCGTACGTGCCGCAGGCCCCGGCGATGTTCCACCGCACGCTGCGGGACAACATCGCGTTCGCCCGGCCGGACGCCACCGACGCGGAGATCCGCCGCGCGGCGGAGGCCGCGCACGTCACGGAGTTCGCCGACGCGCTGCCCGACGGGTTCGACACCATGGTCGGCGAACGCGGCGTCAAGCTCTCCGGCGGGCAGCGCCAGCGGGTGGCCCTGGCCCGGGCGATCCTGCGGGACGCGCCGATCCTGCTGCTCGACGAGGCGACCAGCGCGCTGGACTCCGAGAGCGAGATCCTGGTCCAGGAGGCGCTGTGGCGGCTCATGGACGGGCGGACGGCGCTGGTGGTGGCGCACCGGCTGAGCACCGTCGCCACCATGGACCGCCTGGTGGTCCTGGACCGCGGGCGGATCCTGGAGCAGGGGACGCACCAGGAACTGCTCGCGTCGGACGGCGCCTACGCGAAGCTCTGGCAGCACCAGTCGGGCGGCTTCCTCGACGACACCCCCGCGCGGGCCGACCTGCACTGA
- a CDS encoding TOPRIM nucleotidyl transferase/hydrolase domain-containing protein, giving the protein MADMEAFRQAVTAWAAGGPGEPARELAVQSAVRTVVLLEGPSDAAAVGALAADRGRDLAGEGVCVLPMGGAMSVGRFARLLGSPGLGLRLTGLCDEAERRYYSRAWEQAGAARREFFVCAADLEDELIRALGVARVEALIEAEGDLRALRTFLGQPAQRDRPAQQRLRRFLGTKKGRKIHYGRVLVQALDREHAPAPLDALLGSL; this is encoded by the coding sequence ATGGCTGACATGGAGGCATTCCGGCAGGCGGTCACAGCGTGGGCGGCCGGCGGCCCCGGCGAGCCGGCCCGCGAGCTGGCGGTGCAGTCGGCCGTCAGGACGGTGGTCCTGCTCGAAGGGCCGAGCGACGCCGCCGCGGTCGGTGCGCTGGCCGCGGACCGCGGCCGGGACCTGGCGGGCGAGGGGGTCTGCGTGCTGCCGATGGGCGGCGCGATGAGCGTCGGCCGCTTCGCCCGCCTGCTCGGGTCGCCCGGCCTGGGCCTGCGCCTGACGGGGCTGTGCGACGAGGCGGAGCGCCGCTACTACTCCCGCGCGTGGGAGCAGGCGGGCGCTGCGCGGCGGGAGTTCTTCGTCTGCGCGGCGGACCTGGAGGACGAGCTGATCCGCGCGCTGGGCGTGGCGCGGGTGGAAGCACTCATCGAGGCCGAGGGCGACCTGCGCGCCCTGCGCACCTTCCTCGGCCAGCCGGCGCAGCGGGACCGCCCCGCGCAGCAGCGGCTGCGGCGCTTCCTCGGCACGAAGAAGGGTCGCAAGATCCATTACGGCCGCGTCCTCGTCCAGGCCCTCGACCGCGAGCACGCCCCCGCCCCGCTGGACGCCCTCCTCGGCAGCCTGTGA
- a CDS encoding ArsR/SmtB family transcription factor, protein MSDASEGTPAPQAARPTRRIDARSLRGLAHPLRMSIFELLGLDGPATATGLAERLGESTGTVSWHLRHLAEHGFIEEETGRGTKRERWWRRTGVTNELNTADFRDDPDTRGALSVYLHELVQLYFSRVITYVGEDWDDRWRGAGTLADWSDLRLTPDQLAALNAELMAVVARHTPDPGAEPGPDALPVVVQLQSFPRKERVTG, encoded by the coding sequence ATGTCCGACGCATCAGAAGGCACACCGGCACCGCAGGCCGCCAGGCCCACCCGGCGCATCGACGCGCGCAGCCTGCGAGGGCTGGCCCATCCGCTGCGGATGAGCATCTTCGAACTGCTCGGTCTCGACGGCCCGGCCACCGCCACCGGGCTCGCCGAACGCCTCGGCGAGAGCACCGGCACCGTCAGCTGGCACCTGCGACACCTCGCCGAGCACGGCTTCATCGAGGAGGAGACCGGCCGGGGCACGAAGCGCGAGCGGTGGTGGCGGCGGACGGGTGTGACGAACGAGCTGAACACCGCCGACTTCCGCGACGACCCCGACACCCGGGGGGCGCTGTCGGTCTACCTGCACGAGCTGGTGCAGCTCTACTTCAGCCGGGTCATCACCTACGTCGGCGAGGACTGGGACGACCGGTGGCGGGGCGCCGGCACCCTCGCGGACTGGAGCGATCTGCGGTTGACGCCGGATCAGCTGGCGGCGCTGAACGCGGAGCTGATGGCCGTCGTCGCCCGCCACACCCCCGACCCGGGCGCCGAGCCCGGCCCGGACGCGCTCCCGGTCGTGGTGCAGCTCCAGTCCTTTCCCCGCAAGGAACGTGTCACCGGATGA
- a CDS encoding MFS transporter — translation MSREGGGGLLRRHRDFRLLWCGETAGKFGASVTGVAMPLVAVSTLHAGTFEVGLLSAATWAPWLVIGLPVGVWVDRLPRRPIMLGAAGVSLALFAGLPVAASLGRLSMGLLLAVALLTGTAAVFFQTAYSAYLPGILEPDDQPEGNAKLHGSASAAQIAGLGSGGLIVQVAGAVNGMFANAATFLVSLLCLAGIRHREPPAGGARERPRALAGEVGEGLRLIAGDPWFRALTLFGAASNLALMGYQSIQVVFLVRTVGLTPGAVGSLIAATSAGGVAGALAARRVAGRIGTARATLLFELGLALPGLLIPLTVSGAGVLLFVAGGFCVSAGVVAGNIIKASFQQRYCPAELLGRLTASTAFLSYGTIPLGALLGGALGTALGLRAAMAISTAGIPLAALILVFSPVRRARDLPTSREPLQPGGRQPDAQPASGAEPQPEGTAGSGTPLARSTSRTSRISGNTS, via the coding sequence ATGAGCCGGGAGGGGGGCGGCGGCCTGCTGCGCCGCCACCGCGACTTCCGCCTGCTCTGGTGCGGCGAGACGGCCGGCAAGTTCGGTGCCTCGGTCACCGGGGTCGCGATGCCGCTGGTCGCCGTCTCCACCCTGCACGCCGGTACGTTCGAGGTGGGCCTGCTGAGCGCCGCCACCTGGGCCCCGTGGCTGGTGATCGGTCTGCCGGTCGGCGTCTGGGTCGACCGGCTGCCGCGCAGGCCGATCATGCTGGGCGCCGCCGGGGTGTCCCTCGCGCTCTTCGCCGGCCTGCCGGTCGCGGCGTCGCTCGGCCGGCTGAGCATGGGGCTGCTGCTGGCAGTCGCGCTCCTGACCGGCACCGCGGCGGTCTTCTTCCAGACCGCCTACAGCGCCTACCTGCCCGGCATCCTGGAACCCGACGACCAGCCCGAGGGCAACGCGAAGCTGCACGGCAGCGCGTCGGCCGCGCAGATCGCCGGGCTGGGCTCCGGCGGCCTGATCGTGCAGGTCGCAGGGGCCGTGAACGGGATGTTCGCCAACGCGGCGACGTTCCTGGTCTCCCTGCTGTGCCTGGCGGGCATCCGGCACCGCGAGCCGCCCGCCGGCGGCGCGCGGGAGCGCCCCAGGGCGCTGGCCGGCGAGGTCGGCGAGGGCCTGCGGCTGATCGCCGGCGACCCCTGGTTCCGCGCGCTGACGCTGTTCGGCGCGGCCTCCAACCTGGCCCTGATGGGCTATCAGTCCATCCAGGTGGTCTTCCTGGTCAGGACGGTGGGCCTGACCCCCGGCGCGGTCGGCTCGCTCATCGCGGCCACCAGCGCCGGCGGCGTCGCCGGGGCACTCGCGGCACGCCGGGTGGCCGGGCGGATCGGCACGGCCCGCGCGACGCTGCTGTTCGAACTGGGTCTCGCGCTGCCGGGGCTGCTCATCCCGCTGACCGTCAGCGGTGCGGGCGTGCTGCTCTTCGTGGCCGGTGGCTTCTGCGTCTCCGCCGGGGTGGTGGCGGGCAACATCATCAAGGCCAGCTTCCAGCAGCGCTACTGCCCGGCTGAACTGCTCGGCCGCCTCACCGCGAGCACCGCCTTCCTCAGCTACGGGACGATCCCGCTGGGAGCGCTGCTCGGCGGCGCGCTGGGCACCGCGCTCGGCCTGCGCGCCGCGATGGCGATCAGCACGGCGGGTATCCCGCTGGCCGCGCTGATCCTGGTCTTCTCCCCCGTGCGGCGCGCCCGGGACCTGCCCACCTCCCGGGAGCCGCTTCAGCCGGGAGGCCGTCAGCCGGACGCGCAGCCCGCGTCAGGCGCCGAACCGCAGCCGGAGGGCACCGCGGGGAGCGGGACGCCGTTGGCCCGCAGCACCTCGCGCACGTCGAGGATCAGCGGGAACACCTCGTGA